The sequence ATTAGAACAAGGATGGAATGTAGATTTCGTATGTTAGTTTAATGAAGTTACTATGTACGGTGTAAGCTATTTATAGTTTTATGCTTAACCACTTTCTCTGCTTCTTTGATGACGTCTTACAATGTTCTATGTTGTTCAGTTTATGTTATATGGCTTAAATCCAGAAATTTGTTTATAGGGGTTTTAAAATTATTATATGTATCGTAGGTAGGAGTTAAATGAAACATTTCATCTAAATGAGTAAGGAGTTCATCTAGATATATACTAATTGTTTCAACATGTAAAACATATGGTTATCTTGAATGAATAACTAGTTCATCTAAAGTCTAAAATCTGCACATTAACCTCAAATGATTCAAATGACTAACTTGAATCATAATATTAATTGAATAATTAAGTTCCACCATTGTGTTTTCTTACGTGCAAACTAAAAGTAAAGGTATAAATGGGAAATTATAAGAAACTTGttttttatttattcttattttCTGCAGCTGTTTATTTTAGTACGTAATACATGGCGAATGAGCAAACTGGCAGTGAAAGTCAGCAGGAAAAGGGCAATGATAACCCACAAACAAACACTAGTCTGTTAACTGCAGGTGGATTTGGCAGGAAGATACTTGAGCAGTATCGTAAAGCCAAAGAGAATGCAGAAGCTTACCCTTATGTTTGGGGTTCGTATCTTATTGTATACGGTGGATTTGGTCTGTGGGTGGCATATAGATACAAAAAGCTTCGAAATACTGAAGACAGAGTTAGAGCTCTTCAAGAGAGACTTCGTATCCTTCGTCAAGAAAGAGAGCCAAAAAGCTCTGCTGCAGCGAGTGAAAGTGTTAAATCATCTATTGACAAAACTACCAAATAGTATGCAGGTAAACTCTatttaaattgaattcgttttcacAGTAGGTGTGTTAACATACATTTTGAGTTTTTTGCTACTCAATTAGGGTTTTGTACTAAGATTTTAACTGGTCATACTGCATAGAAGAGGTTTAAATTCAATTTTAAGTTGAGATCACTTTTGGTTATAGATGAGTAACATGATGTTGAACTTGTTTTTGAGGGAAGCTGTCAACTGTCAAGAGTGATATATTTATTTGAATGTGAACCACTCGAGGTGTTGATTTTTTGTCGTTGTGGATGAAGGCTGTTAAATAGCGTATAATAAAATTATGGTGATGGTTTATTACCACCTCAACCCCTCTCATATTTGTGTTTCTAATACTTATCAAGACATGTTTGTGTTTCTAATACTTATCAAGACATATTATGTTTTGAACAGTTCATCAGTACATGATGGATGGGTTGATAAGTTATCTCAGGACTTACCGCTACTCTACTTAGAGTAAGAAGATGaactagtttaaaaaaaaaatgaattgtcAATTAACTGTGATTCGATTCTTTATCGTATACAATATGATTCAAAAAGAATTAAGCAAAAATGGTTAAGGTATAAAGTAGTAACCAATAGTGTGACCTACAACATATGGTACAGTTTCGAAGGTTTAAGATCTTGGGTAACATTGAAATACTGTAGTGTCCGAATCCACTTCTCTTGCGTCTTTAAAAGGTGAACTGCCACCGTATCTGGCCAAAGTTCATGTGTACATCCATTGGGTGGGTCCGGATAATTATACATCGACCACTTAGCATTATGTCGATTCTTTCCGCGTTTACCCCAGTGTAACCAATCTCCAAAAACTTTATCTTCCGGACCTTCTAGATGATTCTTCGGGATATCTGAATTCTGTAACCACTCTACCGTATCCCACGATATCAAGTATCCCATACCCGCCATGTAATGCCCATAAGGATTCATTTGATTACATGGTATCGTATACCCATAATATAAATCGTCTCTTGGTAACGGCCTCAAGGACTCTACTAAGTTATCGAGACGGAAATACACATCGTCATCACCTTTCATGACATAATGGTATGGCGGGTAGGACCCACTCGACTCGTTATTAAACATATCTGGCAAGCTCGAGAAATAAGTGTAGGTCTTACCTTTGTTCATATTTTCTGTGCAATTCAAGATGATGATGTCATCATATCGCATAATCTCGAGCGCCACTAAAACCTTCTGGTCTTCTTTTGTAAGGTTGCAGAAAACAAATTTTACATCAACTTTTCCTCTGTGTACGGATTGGGTCCCGTAAACTAGTCGGAGGAAGTGGCGGCGTTGGTAGTGGTCCGGGAGTGTTAGAATCCCTAGAAGAACCCGAATCTCATCTGTTGAAGACTCTATTCGTATAGACGAGTCTTCTAAAGatgtactattattagtataagatGTATAAGAGAGTGCACATTTGCTGAATCTTAATAAATGATCAAATCGGATTTCATTAATGGAAGCTATAGTGCATAGAAACACAATGAAAAGGAAAGAAGAAATGATGAACCTCCGGCCCTTCTCCGACTTCGGCATATCGACGAACGTAATTCCGGTAAGGGTAGTAGGAAAGGTTATGATATGATTATATGATAATAGAACTAGTGAAAAGATTATATGTGATATAAAGCATGTTTTTGAACTCTATTTCGTGCTATTCAGTCAACCAGATTGACTTTTTGCATCCTTCAAGGAAGGTTGAGGATAAAGAACATGAAGGGAGGTTGTGAATGGACTCTTTTGACCGTAGAATATAAATAGGAGGAGGGATTTGCATACGTTTTCATATTGGTTTTTTGGTAATTGCAAAAAGTATGACATGGTGAGTTTAAGCCTAATTTAAATGGTACACCATAGTTGCTTGCATACTTGCCAAAGTAAACTCAGATTTGGTCAACCAGTTTGTGTGATTATTAGGTATTTCTGCATGAACATGGGCTGCTTGCTTATATTGCGTTAACGATGCTTCAATATCAAGGTAATTAGAGTTATAGGGATATGAGGATCTGAATATGGCCATAGATTTATGGCCTCATAGGTAGATTATTAGGTTgttttttcattttattttttaattatttttgggGTTGTTTGATTCAACTCTTGAACAGTTTAACTGTAGATAATTTTCTAGTCAAGAAGTTATAATAACCGGTTGTACCATTTGTTGTTTTACTCGATATTTAATGTATACAATTAATAATTTAAACATGTACAATTTCATTTTCTAAATAATACTTTAATTAAACTCCGTACTTTTTTAATTATAAAATGCAAAATGGGTTAACAATCTATTGAACAGATACCGAATGTGCTTGGCAATGGCGGATCCAGGAAAATTTTTCActgggggcgaattttttttttaaaatgtgaggatttttttttttacaaaatatagaggttttggggcaaaatatagagttttttgggGCAAACTTTagaggtttttgagcaaaatacgaaggttttggggcaaaatatggagattttggggcaaaatatgaagtgtttggggcaaaaaaaaaaaaaccggaggcaaaatcgaaaaaccgaaaaaatttgcaataaaatttcgaaatccaccggggcgggccccccccccccccccccccccccccccccccctccctaATACACTAAATCCGCCACTGATTGGTAATTATGACTTGCCGATACCACTCAAAATCACTGAACACATATACCAACTCGCAAATTGCAAGCTATTCCTTACGAATTGTGCTTGCGTGTTGGGAGAGGATTTTTGTAATTAATTATGCTTGTGCGTTGCGAGAGGATTTTTGTACCTTTTTTTATTGTCTAAAACTTTGAAAAAGGAGATTTCAGTTGATATTTTTTAAGGTATAACATCAGTTTGAGTATGGGTTGCAATTTCTGAATTTCCAATCGTAATGACCTAACCCGTCAAATGTAATTGCCATTGCACCATGCTTAAGCTTAGTTGAAGAATAAAAGGGCTTTATCAGTGAGATTTCAGTTAACCCATAAGGGAGTTGGCCTATTATTTGGGTTTGCAAATTGCAAAGCTTCTTTTAGCGATCAACAGGTTCAGTATTGTGTTGTCAGATCGACGTGTTGGCCCTACAAACCAAATAACATTAAAATGAAAGAAATCATTAGAGCACCAGGAGTCCACCATTTTTTTCGGCGTTAAAGCAATTTAACGGTGGGGACGGTGGTTGCAACCACTCCCCGCCGGCGTTAAACCACCGTTAAAGGTGTTTAACGTCGGCCACCGTGACCTGGGCAACGTTGAGATTTCGAGCCGTTGTGGGTTTGACCGTTGGCAAACGGtcgaattcctttatttatttatttatataatttatattctaTAAATACTCCCCAATTCTCATCCATTTTTCACACATCTTTCACTCCTTTTCTCTACAATTCTATACACTCACAAATTAAATCTTCAAAAATGTCTAGCAATCAAGGAAATTTCAACTTTCCCAACCAAATTAATTCGAATTTTTCTAACCGTCGTGGTTCCAACTATCCCGCAAACCATCCAAATAATCTAAACGATCCCATGAACCCATACTCTAGTAAATGGAATCCGTTTACACCCTTTCACAACGCACCAAACGCGTTTCAAAATTACGCTAATCAAACACAAGTTTCACAAACTCAAGTCCCACAAACCGCGTTGATGAGTCCCGAAGAAATGGAACAATTTTTGGCTTGGAAGTCTAGTCAACAACTTAGCGAATCGAACGCGCAATCGGTTCAAGACGAGGTGGTCCCAACTACAACACCAACGTTTCAACGTGTTCGCGGTAAaggaaaagaaaaaatggttgatgaAGAACCGACCAAAAAAACGAGGGCAAGACGAACCGGAGTCGTGATGAACCCGTGGTCCGAGGGAGATGATTTACGTTTGGCAAAAGCGTGGGTTCATACATCCGAAGATTCAATCAAAGGAAACGACCAAAccggtatatatttattttatatttttgtgagttaaatatgtatatataaatatatatattatatttatactttatatataaatatacacatatacatactgttatgttatgtatatatatattaaatttatatatatatatatattaaatttttaattataaatatctaaatgaattatatatatattatatattataatttttaatatataatttttaattatatatattatacttatattataatTCGTTATATATTTTTGTAGGTGCATCATTTTGGTATTTGGTTACGGACGACTACAACGCACGAAATCCACCATTTCCTCGATCTAAGGATGCGTTGTCGTCTAAGTGGACGAAAATGAATGGCGAATGTCAAAAGTATAATGGAATTGTTAGTCGTTTGAAAAATGATTGGCGAAGCGGGGATAACGACCTAGATTTTCGTGTGCGGTGTGATCAACAATATATCGACGAGAACATGGGAAGGAAGTTTTCTAGTTATCAAGCGTGGAATTTTTTGAAGGACAAGTCAAAGTGGCTAAATCCCGATCCCGTTGTTATCGGTACGAGAAACAAACGACGTGAGCCCGTAGTTATTGAAGATGTTGGTGAGCCCGTAATTAATTTGAACGAAGAAGTTGCAAGTGCAAGTGTTGAAGAAAATCCGAATGCGGGGATGTATGGTCCCGATCAATTGAAACGTCCAAAAGGAAAGCCAAGAAAATCGAGGAAAAAGTCGTCCGAGTCCAACCCTTCATCCCATTCTTCTCGTGAGTCTCTATGTGTATCGGTTAAGGAAAATTTTAAAAAAACGGCCGATCTTAAAAAGAAGTATTATCAAGATAAGCAACTTGAATTGCGTTTAAGGATTTTAAACATTGCTCCAACCGAAGCCGACATGGAACTAATTTCTGACCTTAAGGAGCAAATTCGACGCGATGCTCGTAGGGATTTACAATCGGGATCGGGTGCAAATGACGACGAATCGGAGTAGACGATGGATAATCTAGTAGTTTGTTTTTTTATTTCAATAAGTTCAATTTAGTTTTTTATTGTattgtttttaaattaatgtaaTGAATTTTAGTGTTTATTTTAtggttttataatatttaatttatatttaataaaatatatattcattaaaaataaataattaaaattaaaatttaataattaaataatgatttaacactgagatttaacactgaaccatttcccctgttttggcctcagtgttaaatccagtgttaaatttaacactgagatttaacaccgaaCGACCCCTTGTGCTCTTAGTTGGGAAGAGTTAATGATGCCATCATGATTGGTGCATATTATCACATATTAAGCCACTCAATATTAATAAACTTCTTATCTACTGCATAAAAATATAGGATatgacatacatacatacacacatacttgATTTAACTAATTTAATTCGATTGATACTTCACGTATGTAGTGATGGTAGAGGGAGTTTCAAGAGTCCCTCTTTCTCTAAAATTAATTGGTAGTAGAGGAGTTTTTcttagacttatatgcatacatttatttTGTCCTATGAGTAGgcatgacaatggatcggatatggatcgggtgaggtcgaatccatatccatatccatttattttttcaatccatatccatatttatatccatttataaaattttcatccatccatatccatatccgtcgggtgaagtgGGTTAATGAATaattatccatatccatttaaattcattttatttttaacaaatatgatcaaaagtaatatttcttAATACTTTATGCGACCtaaagtcacatttttactaagCTACATAACAAATAGTCAACAaataacctattaaacgtgtaaagatatcgattacttgtaagttgcttactttttagttatatagaatcaCATTTAAACTACCAAAGTACGATAAAACATTTAATGATTTAAACAAATGTTACAAAATTTATTTTTTTacagaaaatataaagaaagataaatataattaatgaaatatcactaaataaatgatattaattcgagtgataaatttatatatttagttatttcgggtgaaagcgggttcatccatagATGAAAGTTTTTCatctccatatccatatccatatccatttcggttcatccatatccgtatccatatccatttagatcgtccatatccacgaataatcggatGGATCAGATGGATATCCAcaggatcgggtatccattgccatccctacctaTGAGCGATGTGAAAATTGGTATTTTGCACCCTTACAAACCTTCCCTCAAATTCAAGTCCTACACTTAGGCCTCCCCTCGAATGATAGCTGAGTTCACTCATTGTAACGCTGCAACAAGGGGTGCGCCACATCACACCGTGCGCTCAGGGGTGCGCCCACCGCGCTGTTAACCACATCCGGGTTAATGTTTTTATGTTATTACAGAGGAGGGAACAAACACGATGCGGTAAGAAGTGGAGATTCGTGTGAAATCATGTCTACGATTTAGATTCAAGTTATTAGTAAAGGTAGAAGCTTTTTCCTATTCGAGCAACTCCGGATTAATAGATCAAATTCAATCAAAATTTAATCACTGATCAACAGGGGCGCAATAAGCATATTCAATATGACTGGGCAATTTTTTaccatcacttttattaaaacctGCAAaagttttaaattattattattaattattagtatcttAAAATACAataaacaattttttttaaaagattCAAATTTGTTAAGAGGAAAAATACTATTTTTACTGTCGTTTTGCTTCCGCCTCTGAGTAAAAATGACAATAGATCAGATTATGCTATATTCATATCCAAATCTATTAGCTaaattttcatccatatccatattcatatccatattcatatccgatGGATAAATCGGGTTAATAGGATATCCATCGATAGATATTTTTTCAACTAAAATTCATACcttattataaaattataaagttactTAAAAATAAGTTgtaacttatataacttacatgCTATAAATCATCTAACTGACTAATTTGTCGTAACTtgtgtgcgcgcgcgcgcgcgcgcacacacacacacacacacacacacacacacacacacacacacacatatatatatatacatatacaaatatacgaTAAGATGATAACATATAAGCACCATACATATTAGGATATGATCATCTCTAAGGTTACGTTGATCGAAATATCAGTTAAATATAAAGAAAAATTTTGCGTCATTAAGAATAGAAAATATTAAAATTTATTGCATTAAAAAGTGAAAAGAaaatatgtgtgtgtttgtgtatatatatatatatatatatatatatatatatatatatatatatatatatatatatatatatatatatatatatatatatataatgaa comes from Rutidosis leptorrhynchoides isolate AG116_Rl617_1_P2 chromosome 4, CSIRO_AGI_Rlap_v1, whole genome shotgun sequence and encodes:
- the LOC139843053 gene encoding uncharacterized protein; protein product: MANEQTGSESQQEKGNDNPQTNTSLLTAGGFGRKILEQYRKAKENAEAYPYVWGSYLIVYGGFGLWVAYRYKKLRNTEDRVRALQERLRILRQEREPKSSAAASESVKSSIDKTTK
- the LOC139843054 gene encoding beta-1,3-galactosyltransferase pvg3-like gives rise to the protein MPKSEKGRRFIISSFLFIVFLCTIASINEIRFDHLLRFSKCALSYTSYTNNSTSLEDSSIRIESSTDEIRVLLGILTLPDHYQRRHFLRLVYGTQSVHRGKVDVKFVFCNLTKEDQKVLVALEIMRYDDIIILNCTENMNKGKTYTYFSSLPDMFNNESSGSYPPYHYVMKGDDDVYFRLDNLVESLRPLPRDDLYYGYTIPCNQMNPYGHYMAGMGYLISWDTVEWLQNSDIPKNHLEGPEDKVFGDWLHWGKRGKNRHNAKWSMYNYPDPPNGCTHELWPDTVAVHLLKTQEKWIRTLQYFNVTQDLKPSKLYHML